A genomic segment from Phragmites australis chromosome 6, lpPhrAust1.1, whole genome shotgun sequence encodes:
- the LOC133921321 gene encoding H/ACA ribonucleoprotein complex subunit 2-like protein, which yields MGSDTETEKKKTPVALAPIAKPLAGKKLCKRTFKLVRRASEAKCLKRGVKEVVKSIRRGNKGLCVIAGNISPIDVITHVPILCEEADIPYIYVPSKEDLATAGTTKRPTCCVLVMTKPAKGEISEEVKEKLKSDYDQVVTEVAEVTSAMF from the exons atggggaGCGACACGGAgacggagaagaagaagaccccgGTGGCGCTGGCGCCCATAGCGAAGCCCCTCGCCGGCAAGAAACTCTGCAAGCGAACCTTCAAGCTCGTGCGACGAG CCTCCGAGGCCAAGTGCCTGAAGCGGGGAGTCAAGGAGGTGGTCAAAAGCATCCGCCGTGGGAACAAAGG GTTGTGTGTAATTGCTGGAAACATTTCTCCTATTGATGTGATTACACATGTTCCAATACTTTGTGAGGAAGCTGATATTCCTTACATATATGTACCATCAAAGGAG GATCTTGCGACTGCAGGAACCACAAAGAGGCCTACTTGTTGCGTCTTGGTTATGACCAAACCAGCCAAGGGGGAGATCAGTGAAGAGGTGAAGGAGAAACTTAAGTCAGACTATGACCAAGTTGTTACGGAAGTTGCTGAGGTTACATCTGCAATGTTCTGA
- the LOC133921323 gene encoding LRR receptor kinase SERL2-like has product MGVVLAASSLVLLLFFSLCKPASGLLSPKGVNYEVQALMMIKNYLKDPHGVLKNWDQDSVDPCSWTMVTCSPENLVTGLEAPSQNLSGLLSPSIENLINLETVLLQNNNINGLIPAEIGKLTKLKTLDLSSNHFSGEIPSSVGHLESLQYLRLNNNTLSGAFPSASANLSHLVFLDLSYNNLSGPIPGSLTRTFNIVGNPLICAATTEQDCYGTLPMPMSYSLNNTQGTLMPAKTKSHKVAIAFGATTGCGSLLFLAVGLLFWWRHRQNRQILFNIDDQHIENVNLGNMKRFQFRELQAATENFSSKNILGKGGFGIVYQGHLPDGTLVAVKRLKDGNAAGREAQFQTEVEMISLAVHRNLLRLYGFCMTASERLLVYPYMSNGSVALRLKGKPPLDWITRKRIALGAARGLLYLHEQCDPKIIHRDVKAANILLDDYCEAVVGDFGLAKLLDHHDSHVTTAVRGTVGHIAPEYLSTGQSSEKTDVFGFGILLLELITGQTALEFGKSSNQKGAMLDWVKKMHQEKKLDILVDKDLKSNYDRIDLEEMVQVALLCTQYLPSHRPKMSEVVRMLEGDGLAERWEASQSTESHKFKVPEFSFGRCYSDLTDDSSLLVQAVELSGPR; this is encoded by the exons ATGGGGGTGGTTCTTGCTGCTTCCTCCCTGGTGCTCCTCCTGTTCTTCTCCCTTTGCAAGCCAGCAAGTGGCCTCCTCTCCCCCAAGGGTGTAAACTATGAAG TTCAAGCTCTCATGATGATCAAGAACTACCTCAAGGATCCTCATGGTGTGCTGAAGAACTGGGACCAAGACTCTGTGGATCCTTGCAGCTGGACCATGGTCACTTGCTCACCGGAGAACCTTGTGACTGGCCT AGAAGCTCCAAGCCAGAATCTTTCTGGCCTACTCTCCCCAAGCATAGAGAATTTGATCAACCTTGAGACAGT TCTTCTGCAGAACAACAACATAAATGGGTTGATCCCAGCAGAGATTGGCAAGCTAACAAAGCTCAAGACACTTGATCTCTCCAGCAACCACTTCTCTGGTGAAATCCCTAGCTCTGTGGGCCACCTTGAAAGCCTCCAGTATCT GAGGCTTAACAACAACACATTGTCTGGTGCATTCCCTTCAGCATCAGCTAACTTATCACACCTTGTTTTCCT GGACCTGTCCTACAATAATCTGAGTGGTCCAATCCCAGGGTCTCTGACAAGGACATTCAA CATAGTAGGTAATCCCCTGATCTGTGCGGCAACCACGGAACAAGATTGTTATGGAACTTTACCGATGCCGATGTCCTACAGCCTGAATAACACACAGG GTACTCTGATGCCTGCGAAAACTAAGAGCCATAAAGTTGCAATTGCATTTGGTGCAACAACTGGCTGTGGCAGCCTCCTTTTCCTTGCCGTTGGCTTGCTGTTCTGGTGGAGGCATAGGCAAAATCGGCAAATTCTTTTCAATATTGATG ACCAACACATAGAGAACGTTAACCTCGGAAACATGAAGAGGTTTCAGTTCAGAGAGCTCCAGGCTGCAAcagaaaatttcagcagcaaGAACATATTAGGAAAGGGCGGCTTTGGAATCGTTTACCAGGGGCATCTCCCAGATGGAACTCTTGTAGCCGTCAAGAGGCTCAAAGATGGTAATGCCGCAGGCAGGGAAGCACAGTTTCAGACTGAAGTCGAGATGATCAGCTTGGCGGTGCACCGGAACCTTCTCAGGCTCTACGGATTTTGCATGACTGCCAGCGAGAGGCTACTGGTCTATCCATACATGTCAAATGGAAGTGTTGCATTGCGCCTGAAAG GTAAGCCACCACTGGACTGGATCACCAGAAAGAGGATAGCTCTTGGGGCAGCACGAGGTCTATTATACCTGCACGAGCAGTGTGACCCCAAGATCATCCATAGGGATGTAAAAGCAGCAAACATACTGCTTGATGACTACTGCGAAGCAGTCGTCGGAGATTTCGGGCTTGCAAAGCTCTTGGACCACCATGACTCGCATGTCACCACAGCCGTGAGGGGCACCGTTGGCCACATTGCCCCAGAGTACCTCTCCACCGGCCAGTCGTCTGAGAAAACCGATGTCTTTGGTTTCGGAATCCTGCTGCTGGAGTTGATCACCGGCCAGACCGCACTGGAGTTTGGAAAGTCATCAAATCAGAAGGGAGCCATGTTAGACTGG GTGAAGAAGATGCACCAAGAGAAGAAGCTGGACATACTAGTGGACAAGGACCTGAAGAGTAACTATGACCGCATTGATCTGGAGGAGATGGTGCAGGTAGCACTGCTATGCACCCAATACCTTCCTAGCCACAGGCCTAAGATGTCAGAGGTGGTCAGGATGCTTGAAGGCGATGGGCTAGCAGAGCGGTGGGAGGCGTCGCAGAGCACCGAGTCTCACAAGTTCAAGGTGCCCGAGTTCAGCTTTGGCCGCTGCTACTCCGACCTTACGGATGACTCATCATTGCTGGTGCAGGCAGTCGAGCTCTCTGGGCCGAGATGA
- the LOC133920389 gene encoding protein trichome birefringence-like 19 — MKPHKSSPSSPKRSAAIATPIIVLLGLALVSIYDITFSNRYPRIDRATTSSSASPEAANVTRACDVARGEWVPDTEAPYYTNLTCPYIDDHQNCMKFGKPSLEFMRWRWRPDGCDLPRFNAARFLEAMRGKSMAFVGDSLARNHFKSLICLLSKEVQSVEVATAPEIDVTGRAVRRDYHYRNHGFTISLLWSPFLVKANQSNATLGMWDLHLDTADARWAAHIADFDYIILSGTNWFLRPSVYYEGGRVTGRNNAAGSSGASPNVTELPVPRAVHTAFRTALGAISTSNDFRGKVVLRTVTPAHFENGEWNTGGDCVRTRPFRRGERALGAVEAEYRGAQVDALRETEAAVRRNGAELLLLDITETMNMRPDAHPSRYGHPPGGSVEGSFVVDCLHWCLPGPIDLWNELLFQMLAANH; from the exons ATGAAGCCGCACAAGAGCAGCCCATCTTCTCCGAAGCGCTCGGCGGCCATTGCCACACCGATCATCGTCCTGTTGGGCCTTGCGCTCGTCTCGATCTACGACATTACCTTCTCTAACCGTTACCCGCGCATAGACCGCGCAACCACCTCCTCGTCGGCGTCACCGGAGGCGGCCAACGTCACCAGGGCATGCGACGTTGCGCGGGGAGAGTGGGTGCCGGACACCGAGGCGCCGTACTATACGAACCTGACGTGCCCGTACATCGACGACCACCAGAACTGCATGAAGTTCGGCAAGCCGAGCCTTGAGTTCatgcggtggcggtggaggcctGACGGGTGCGACCTTCCCCGCTTCAACGCGGCGCGGTTCTTGGAGGCCATGAGGGGCAAGTCCATGGCCTTCGTCGGCGACTCCCTCGCCCGGAACCACTTCAAATCTCTGATCTGCCTCTTGTCCAAG GAGGTTCAGTCGGTGGAGGTTGCGACAGCGCCGGAGATCGACGTGACGGGAAGAGCCGTCCGGCGAGACTACCACTACAGAAATCACGGGTTCACCATCTCCCTCCTCTGGTCGCCCTTCCTGGTCAAGGCCAATCAGTCGAACGCGACGCTCGGCATGTGGGATCTCCACCTCGACACGGCGGACGCACGGTGGGCGGCGCACATAGCCGACTTCGACTACATCATCCTATCGGGTACCAACTGGTTCCTCCGCCCGTCGGTGTACTACGAGGGCGGGCGCGTCACCGGGCGCAACAACGCCGCGGGCAGCAGCGGCGCTTCCCCCAACGTGACCGAGCTGCCCGTGCCCCGCGCCGTGCACACCGCGTTCCGCACGGCGCTGGGCGCCATCTCCACGAGCAATGATTTCCGCGGAAAGGTCGTCCTCAGGACGGTGACGCCCGCGCACTTCGAGAACGGGGAGTGGAACACCGGCGGCGACTGCGTCCGCACGCGCCCGTTCCGGCGCGGCGAACGCGCCCTGGGCGCCGTGGAGGCCGAGTACCGCGGCGCGCAG GTTGATGCGCTGAgggagacggaggcggcggtgcgGCGGAATGGCGCGGAGCTGTTGCTGCTGGACATTACGGAGACGATGAACATGCGGCCCGACGCGCACCCGAGCCGGTACGGCCACCCGCCGGGCGGGAGCGTGGAGGGGAGCTTCGTGGTGGACTGCCTGCACTGGTGTTTGCCGGGGCCGATCGACCTGTGGAACGAGCTGCTGTTCCAGATGCTGGCTGCTAATCATTAG
- the LOC133921320 gene encoding calcium sensing receptor, chloroplastic-like: MAPLSVSATLLPPSPPPAAIARSSARRGPANAASVAAAAGSTALLAVTPAAHAVALSKEEVAGSLTKVVDTVDQVIGVGVKVAEQSAGVLKALGEAVKPALPVLKSASEVALKLAAPVVSGASKQATEALHGAGVDPAPVLSAAKTAAEQGTKVIDAAKPVASATVETITSLAPGDYVVAAGAAFLAYLLLPPVWSLVSFSLRGYRGDLTPAQALDMVTTQGYVLIDVRSDKDKAKAGEPQLPSNAKNKLISVPLEELPSKLKGMVRNAKKAEAEITALKISYLKRIGKGSNVVVMDSYNDNSRIVAKTLNSVGFENCWVMAGGFSGRKGWAQSRLGTDSFNLSVVEVVKPSRVIPAAAGRIGTTTSASRAPSRKLLPGSVDG; this comes from the exons ATGGCCCCCTTGTCGGTGTCGGCCACCCTCctcccgccgtcgccgccgccagcgGCGATTGCCAGGAGCTCGGCACGGCGCGGGCCAGCTAACGCCGCGTCCGTGGCTGCCGCAGCCGGCTCGACCGCGTTGCTGGCGGTGACGCCGGCCGCGCACGCCGTGGCGTTATCCAAGGAGGAAGTCGCCGGGTCGCTTACCAAG GTGGTGGACACGGTGGACCAGGTCATCGGCGTCGGCGTCAAGGTCGCCGAGCAGTCCGCGGGCGTGCTCAAGGCGCTGGGCGAGGCCGTCAAGCCGGCGCTCCCTGTGCTAAAGAGCGCCAGCGAGGTGGCCCTCAAGCTCGCCGCACCCGTAGTGTCCGGCGCCTCCAAGCAAGCCACGGAAGCGCTCCATGGCGCCGGCGTCGACCCTGCTCCCGTTCTGTCCGCCGCAAAG ACCGCAGCGGAGCAGGGCACGAAGGTCATCGACGCCGCGAAGCCCGTCGCCTCGGCGACCGTGGAGACTATCACGTCGTTGGCCCCGGGGGACTACGTCGTGGCCGCCGGAGCGGCGTTCCTCGCGTACCTCCTCCTGCCGCCTGTCTGGTCACTGGTCTCTTTCAGCCTGCGCGGTTATAGAG GTGACCTGACCCCGGCGCAAGCTCTCGACATGGTCACCACGCAAGGCTACGTCCTGATCGATGTAAGAAGCGACAAGGACAAGGCCAAAGCCGGCGAGCCGCAGCTGCCCTCGAACGCGAAGAACAAGCTCATCTCTGTGCC ACTGGAAGAGCTTCCAAGCAAGCTGAAGGGCATGGTGCGCAACGCGAAGAAAGCTGAGGCTGAGATCACCGCTCTGAAGATCTCCTACCTCAAGAGGATCGGCAAGGGCTCCAACGTCGTCGTCATGGACTC GTACAACGACAACTCGAGGATTGTAGCCAAGACGCTGAACAGCGTGGGGTTCGAGAACTGCTGGGTAATGGCAGGCGGCTTCTCCGGCCGGAAAGGGTGGGCGCAGAGCCGACTCGGGACGGATTCCTTCAACCTCTCCGTCGTCGAAGTCGTGAAGCCGTCGAGGGTGATCCCTGCAGCTGCTGGTCGGATTGGGACGACCACGTCGGCGTCCCGGGCGCCTTCTCGCAAGCTTCTCCCTGGCAGCGTCGACGGATGA